Proteins encoded by one window of Aspergillus puulaauensis MK2 DNA, chromosome 4, nearly complete sequence:
- a CDS encoding SBDS family protein (COG:S;~EggNog:ENOG410PRJB;~InterPro:IPR036786,IPR039100,IPR019783;~PFAM:PF01172), which yields MRANEPTNKIFYKGRSDDFIVFVEDAATLKNWKNDSSIPLSDVINGWKIFVTHKHGSQGVLDGASKASLENEFGTHNDEECVKKILEGGELQGYTQRERGGDTNVQNGPRGAGV from the exons ATGCGCGCCAACGAGCCCACCAACAAGATCTTCTACAAGGGCAGATCCGACGACTTCATCGTCTTTGTCGAGGACGCCGCTACACTGAAGAACTGGAAGAACGACTCCTCAATCCCCCTCTCCGACGTCATTAACGGGTGGAAGATCTTCGTCACTCACAA ACACGGCTCCCAAGGAGTCCTCGACGGCGCTAGCAAAGCCAGCCTTGAGAACGAATTCGGCACTCACAATGACGAGGAGTgcgtgaagaagatcctcgAGGGTGGGGAGCTGCAAGGGTATACT CAACGAGAACGAGGCGGTGATACCAACGTCCAGAACGGACCCCGTGGTGCTGGTGTTTAA
- a CDS encoding putative Rho guanyl nucleotide exchange factor (COG:T;~EggNog:ENOG410PIJ2;~InterPro:IPR000219,IPR035899;~PFAM:PF00621;~go_function: GO:0005085 - guanyl-nucleotide exchange factor activity [Evidence IEA]): MLCLTEDTLSIPSQVSRSRLTQTRLSHSFPFYCVDQPDRDFRPAMMELSIDSLVILDPNSREVIPESDIVQTNFTEPDDEKLQFQDCVETTSSIDRVPSDRSPISSPFKRWVNSLRPRKTFEPQPYIEGWQCTSQENGGPKYLSPHQGSLEQQWEKSSGKSSHLGTIKTATMSITSQSVIRSRRTTQSTTNQSKSDIRNSIDSLRPTLTTSIDEEAQTRATKRRQVLQEIITTESDYIFDLKALTNLLLMVSARPEIYYNVQSIREAHEKFLNRVKNLIPTYNLSRMQIERVMRPHAVDLSARAFPGRSLRTQNLKVLVDRRLKELASEANEALIVAREIGCLSKSFIYYKEFCENYELLAEDASILRKSIRNWPGFEQGLEALTRSTASIETRSLYDNKSLCLNDILIKVRVPAQRLCKYPLLLQELLRWTHIQDDPSAHDEIRRVLGSVRDLLAEINDATSTTLNRNLIEKTFFLQEMLDFKSIATVDIYKQLGPMTLCGVLHVTYRASTQPRQVTGAFMVCVLFKHHFFLARMNDEYRKLRPLACLYISDMRIDSLTNGKGYDYYCVFSWKLLFQLREEKFELVLSASSAAEEKQWKTGILKSVAASVDVPNAISSEQRRCSFLALDVVPEEEVPEFVPQLSRRPSLQTLGTIGMQRARSNLQAIIIRKTHCPHKHGQPQQIDGELERYRIPSFVSQPLTFMARRQDRIRLERAILHIYTRDALPYPGMFLATGELLFGSSSIMRHLSLRSKRYNRSSSINLPATLQNISEPQVIDEADEKTQKPDKRKRRDASDFSHSLDHEKGWTMHKDSALLLGRSKTMRVKNSPRTSYNPILQPAAKVDKSPESPEVTLPRKGIWSIFNSMSLRRSKKNASSNLGGV; this comes from the exons ATGTTATGTTTGACCGAGGATACTCTTTCAATACCTTCGCAGGTGTCGAGGAGTAGGTTGACCCAGACACGCCTCTCTCACTCCTTCCCGTTCTATTGTGTTGATCAGCCTGATCGTGACTTCCGACCCGCTAT GATGGAGTTGTCCATCGATTCGCTCGTTATCTTGGATCCAAATTCCAGGGAAGTGATCCCTGAGTCCGATATCGTCCAAACTAATTTCACCGAACCGGATGATGAGAAGCTCCAGTTTCAAGACTGCGTGGAAACCACCAGTAGTATTGATCGAGTTCCTTCTGACCGAAGTCCGATTTCCTCACCCTTCAAACGATGGGTGAACAGTCTACGACCTAGGAAGACGTTTGAACCACAACCATATATTGAAGGCTGGCAGTGCACTTCCCAGGAAAATGGCGGGCCAAAGTACCTCTCGCCCCACCAAGGTTCTTTGGAACAGCAATGGGAGAAGAGCTCTGGCAAATCCTCCCACCTAGGCACCATCAAGACCGCAACAATGAGCATTACGAGTCAGAGTGTTATCAGATCAAGGAGAACTACACAGAGCACCACAAATCAAAGCAAATCTGACATCCGGAACTCAATTGATAGCCTGAGGCCGACCTTGACTACTTCaattgatgaggaggctCAGACCCGTGCTACCAAACGACGGCAGGTGCTCCAAGAGATCATCACAACCGAGTCTGATTATATCTTCGACCTGAAGGCTCTTACGAAT TTGCTCTTGATGGTATCAGCGCGTCCCGAAATATACTACAATGTCCAAAGCATCCGTGAAGCCCACGAGAAGTTCCTTAATCGGGTTAAGAACCTGATACCGACGTATAATCTTTCCCGGATGCAGATCGAGCGAGTAATGCGCCCACACGCCGTTGATTTGAGTGCTAGGGCTTTCCCTGGCCGGTCCCTGAGAACGCAAAATCTAAAGGTGTTAGTTGATCGCCGCCTGAAGGAACTAGCTTCAGAGGCAAATGAAGCTCTCATAGTTGCTCGAGAGATTGGATGCTTG TCAAAGTCCTTCATATACTACAAAGAGTTCTGTGAGAACTATGAACTCTTAGCTGAGGATGCCTCCATTTTACGCAAGTCAATTCGGAATTGGCCAGGTTTTGAACAAGGTTTAGAGGCTTTGACGAGATCAACCGCATCAATAGAGACACGTTCACTCTACGACAACAAATCGTTATGCCTGAATGATATCCTTATCAAGGTTCGTGTC CCCGCCCAGCGTCTCTGCAAATacccgcttcttcttcaagagCTGTTAAGATGGACTCATATTCAGGATGATCCATCTGCGCATGACGAAATCCGCCGGGTTTTGGGGAGTGTCCGCGACCTCCTTGCGGAGATCAACGACGCCACCTCGACCACACTAAACAGAAACCTTATTGAGAAgactttcttcctccaagAAATGCTCGATTTTAAATCC ATCGCCACTGTCGATATTTATAAACAGCTAGGACCTATGACCCTTTGTGGTGTATTGCACGTTACCTACCGAGCGTCTACTCAACCCAGACAAGTAACTGGAGCCTTCATGGTATGCGTCTTATTTAAACATcatttcttcctcgccagaATGAACGACGAATACCGAAAACTTCGACCACTTGCCTGTTTATACATTTCCGACATGAGAATAGATAGTTTAACGAATGGAAAAG GTTATGATTATTACTGTGTATTTTCCTGGAAGTTATTGTTCCAGCTTCGTGAAGAGAAATTTGAACTTGTCCTGAGTGCTTCGTCTGCAGCGGAAGAGAAGCAATGGAAGACGGGCATCCTCAAGTCTGTGGCAGCATCAGTTGATGTGCCGAATGCAATATCGTCAGAACAGCGGAGGTGCTCATTCCTAGCCCTAGACGTTGTgccagaggaggaagttCCGGAGTTTGTGCCTCAACTATCACGTCGACCTTCACTACAAACTCTAGGCACTATAGGCATGCAACGAGCCCGTTCCAACTTACAAGCAATAATAATCCGGAAGACACATTGCCCGCACAAGCACGGCCAGCCTCAACAGATTGATGGTGAACTAGAGCGCTATAGAATTCCTTCTTTCGTCTCGCAGCCCTTGACATTCATGGCCAGAAGACAAGATAGGATCCGTCTAGAGCGCGCCATTCTGCACATTTACACTCGGGATGCACTTCCATACCCTGGTATGTTTCTAGCAACGGGAGAACTGTTGTTCGGGTCGAGTTCGATAATGAGGCATCTAAGCCTCCGGTCAAAGCGATATAACCGGTCTAGCTCCATAAACCTACCGGCCACTTTGCAAAATATAAGTGAACCACAAGTAATCGATGAGGCTGACGAAAAAACACAAAAGCCGGACAAGCGAAAGAGACGGGATGCATCAGATTTCAGCCATAGCCTGGACCATGAGAAGGGCTGGACCATGCACAAAGATAGCGCCCTGCTCTTGGGCCGTTCCAAGACGATGCGGGTGAAAAATAGCCCTAGGACCAGTTATAATCCTATTTTGCAGCCAGCAGCTAAGGTAGATAAGAGCCCCGAAAGTCCAGAAGTCACTCTTCCGCGCAAGGGTATCTGGTCAATATTCAACTCCATGTCGTTGCGACGATCAAAGAAGAATGCCAGCTCGAATCTTGGTGGAGTGTGA
- the NAS2 gene encoding putative 26S proteasome non-ATPase regulatory subunit Nas2 (COG:O;~EggNog:ENOG410PGUB;~InterPro:IPR041489,IPR035269,IPR036034,IPR040815;~PFAM:PF18265,PF17820;~go_function: GO:0005515 - protein binding [Evidence IEA];~go_process: GO:0070682 - proteasome regulatory particle assembly [Evidence IEA]) — translation MGIPMANNLHAPTVSSGSMSGGVPRDVSKLSMDDLMKHKERIEEELSALSSVLGSHGVNMSTSLTTFDGFPRDDIDVAQIRTIRAQIIRLRYDHKEVMTEIEKGIHSHFAGLQSATNNALPTRNTNGSIPLPSEATSSAAGTGGLTPFAKVNTVVAGSPASQAGLQAGDSIYSFGNINWLNNERLSKVAEVVQQNEGRTIIVKISRNNSTPGNTTQLDLELVPRRDWGGRGLLGCHLLPI, via the exons ATGGGTATACCCATGGCCAACAATCTGCATGCCCCGACTGTATCCTCCGGATCTATGTCCGGAGGGGTTCCCCGCGATGTCTCGAAGCTATCCATGGACGACCTGATGAAACACAAGGAACGAATCGAAGAAGAACTATCAGCTCTGAGCAGTGTACTTGGCTCT CACGGTGTTAATATGAGCACCTCGCTAACGACATTTGACGGCTTTCCGCGCGATGATATCGATGTTGCACAAA TTCGTACCATCCGAGCACAAATAATTCGACTTCGTTACGATCATAAAGAGGTCATGACCGAGATTGAGAAAGGCATTCACTCTCATTTCGCTGGGCTTCAGAGCGCAACAAACAACGCACTCCCCACCAGAAATACAAACGGCTCCATCCCTTTGCCTTCCGAAGCTACTTCATCAGCGGCCGGTACGGGCGGGTTAACACCATTTGCGAAGGTAAACACTGTTGTGGCCGGAAGTCCTGCTAGCCAGGCCGGATTGCAAGCTGGTGATTCTATCTACAGCTTTGGCAACATTAACTGGCTCAATAATGAGCGCCTTTCCAAGGTTGCAGAGGTGGTTCAACAGAACGAAGGA CGCACAATCATAGTCAAAATTTCCCGAAACAATTCAACCCCCGGAAATACCACACAGTTGGATCTGGAACTTGTGCCACGTCGCGATTGGGGCGGTCgtgggttgttgggttgCCATCTTCTGCCCATCTAG
- the GSP1 gene encoding Ran family GTP-binding nuclear protein (BUSCO:EOG09264LKR;~COG:U;~EggNog:ENOG410PFRI;~InterPro:IPR005225,IPR001806,IPR027417,IPR002041;~PFAM:PF00025,PF08477,PF00071;~go_function: GO:0003924 - GTPase activity [Evidence IEA];~go_function: GO:0005525 - GTP binding [Evidence IEA];~go_process: GO:0006913 - nucleocytoplasmic transport [Evidence IEA]): protein MAEQQIPTFKLVLVGDGGTGKTTFVKRHLTGEFEKKYIATLGVEVHPIGFTTNLGAIQFDVWDTAGQEKFGGLRDGYYINGQCGIIMFDVTSRITYKNVPNWHRDLVRVCENIPIVLTGNKVDVKERKVKAKTITFHRKKNLQYYDISAKSNYNFEKPFLWLARKLVGNATLDFVAAPALAPPEVQVDTELVATYEAEMQAAAAQPLPDEEDHDL, encoded by the exons ATGGCTGAGCAGCAAATCCCAACCTTCAAGCTCGTCCTTGTCGGTGACGGTGGTACTGGAAAG ACCACCTTCGTCAAGCGTCACCTTACTGGTGAATTCGAAAAGAAATACATCGCTACTCTCGGTGTAGAGGTTCACCCTATCGGTTTCACCACT AACCTGGGCGCGATCCAGTTCGACGTGTGGGATACCGCTGGTCAGGAGAAGTTCGGTGGTCTGAGAGATGGATACTATATCAACGGACAGTGCGGTATCATCATGTTCGATGTTACCTCCCGTATCACCTACAAGAACGTTCCCAACTGGCACC GTGACCTCGTCCGCGTCTGCGAGAACATCCCCATCGTCCTCACCGGTAACAAGGTCGATGTCAAGGAGCGTAAGGTGAAGGCCAAGACCATCACCTTCCACCGCAAGAAGAACCTCCAATACTACGACATCTCCGCCAAGTCCAACTACAACTTCGAGAAGCCCTTCCTGTGGCTCGCCAGGAAATTGGTTGGCAATGCCACTCTG GACTTCGTTGCTGCTCCCGCCCTTGCGCCTCCTGAGGTGCAGGTCGATACTGAACTCGTTGCAACATACGAGGCAGAGATGCAAGCGGCTGCCGCTCAGCCTCTccccgatgaggaggacCACGACCTCTAG
- a CDS encoding uncharacterized protein (COG:K,L;~EggNog:ENOG410QDFW;~InterPro:IPR001841,IPR027417,IPR000330,IPR038718, IPR001650,IPR014001,IPR013083;~PFAM:PF13923,PF00176,PF13920,PF00097,PF13445, PF00271,PF04851;~go_function: GO:0005524 - ATP binding [Evidence IEA]), which produces MASSADQSIAEIQEELELHRVILQSLDDSHCSRPDAAEQRQETLDVIKELETKLLELRSSKSPSRSFRQRMSSASPVPPPAQLDGPSSTRPTIPSSPPQFGRPAYSSLPSRPRNSQLDMAPENPYARKRRYADDDEDDIGQESSKRAAMFRTAPIFSNSGSSTSRDPSSPSDRSTSEDDGDDLLELLGLDSHDMRALKEEQRQAERWLEDRKEQERRDEEFARILLARDEPSPPRQATSSPIRPPPSFPGRSFLPPTLQSEPRERAFHQPTLPTGHENLPLPVDTRPTNYGPAPSFGVNNSFMGPQFDSPRIPLDSDEDSDLAEITPGDFHLHTGIRPTQKPLMSRGIFVGPDSGATPYYGRVPGPSGPGNPRSLPWADSMQSAMATLRSTRDHYMEDPSNFNFLPSHGSIKSALNGLMGNDFPNPLSRHDLQDLYDHGTDSKQLNEEIKQLLETIRPDADIAEQDREGTPEALKYSLLDHQKLGLAWMKSKEECEQKGGILADDMGLGKTLQAIALMVSRPPTDSERKTTLIIAPVALMQQWKREIQKMLRPGHQLSVYILHGDKRAASFRDLKQYDVVLTTFGTLSSELNRVEKYDELLRSGAEEPTLTRQYLKTLPCLGPTSKWYRVIIDEAQCIKNRNTKAALSCCRLNATYRWCMSGTPMMNNVGELHSLLKFLRNRPYGDLEKFQRDFGRPLKSNSQNLQNKAMTQLRVLLKAVLLRRTKDSKINGKPILNLKPRISEKLHAAFSDDELEFYRSLENRTRLQFNRYLQSGTVGRNYSNILVLLLRLRQACCHPHLISDFSVKLNETTEGVDFIANAKEFSGEVIIRLRDNNDLECPICIDAVDNPIIFFPCGHGTCSECFSRISDPSLSLQQGIDGAMAVKCPNCRGVVDPKKITDHASFLKVHFPDSSGDVAGLDGLESAIKPNGDDDDGDATDDSDDDEQGTLSGFIVNDSDTDSTPARRSKGKGKGKMADKPKKTLAELKKEAAKNQASKRKYLRRLEKTWITSAKIEKTMEIVRDVQSREDNEKTIIFSQFTSLLDLLEVPIAREGRHYRRYDGSMKPADRNSAVMEFTDNPDCKVMLVSLKAGNSGLNLVAANHVVIFDPFWNPYIEEQAIDRAHRIGQLREVFIHRILVPETVEDRIIELQDKKRALIDGALDEKESKNIARLSTRELAYLFGINN; this is translated from the exons ATGGCATCATCAGCCGATCAGTCAATTGCTGAAATCCAGGAGGAACTGGAATTACATCGAGTTATTTTGCAGAGTCTGGACGACTCGCACTGCTCGCGCCCTGATGCCGCTgaacaaagacaagaaacaCTGGATGTGATTAAAGAACTCGAAACAAAGCTCCTTGAACTACGCAGCAGCAAATCGCCCAGTCGTTCTTTTCGTCAACGCATGAGTTCAGCAAGTCCAGTCCCACCGCCAGCCCAGCTTGATGGCCCGAGTTCTACAAGACCTACGATTCCCTCGAGCCCACCGCAGTTTGGTCGTCCTGCCTATTCCTCATTACCCTCCCGACCTCGAAATTCGCAATTAGATATGGCCCCAGAAAACCCCTACGCTCGAAAACGTCGATatgccgatgatgatgaagacgatatAGGCCAGGAATCATCCAAGCGAGCGGCCATGTTCAGGACTGCACCTATTTTCAGTAATTCCGGCTCGTCAACCTCGCGCGATCCTAGCAGTCCAAGTGATAGATCAACCagcgaagatgatggcgacgatcTCCTAGAGTTGTTGGGACTTGATTCCCATGATATGCGTGCTCTAAAGGAAGAACAAAGACAAGCAGAGAGATGGTTGGAAGATAGGAAGGAGCAAGAACGTCGCGATGAGGAATTTGCTCGCATTTTGTTGGCGCGTGATGAGCCATCACCTCCACGACAAGCCACTTCATCGCCGATTCGTCCACCGCCCTCTTTCCCTGGACGCTCATTTCTCCCACCAACTCTACAGTCCGAGCCTCGCGAACGCGCATTTCATCAACCAACCTTGCCGACGGGCCATGAAAATCTACCGTTACCAGTAGACACAAGGCCAACTAATTATGGCCCCGCTCCATCTTTCGGCGTGAATAATAGTTTTATGGGCCCGCAATTTGATTCTCCAAGGATCCCCTTAGATAGCGATGAGGATAGCGATCTTGCCGAAATCACACCGGGAGACTTCCATCTTCATACAGGCATAAGACCGACCCAAAAGCCCTTAATGAGTAGGGGGATTTTTGTTGGCCCAGACAGTGGCGCCACCCCCTATTATGGTCGCGTACCTGGACCGAGTGGTCCTGGCAATCCTCGATCTCTTCCGTGGGCAGATTCCATGCAATCGGCTATGGCGACACTAAGGTCAACTAGGGATCATTACATGGAAGATCCGAGCAACTTCAACTTTCTCCCATCCCACGGGTCTATCAAGAGTGCGCTTAATGGGCTTATGGGCAATGATTTCCCTAATCCTCTTTCAAGGCACGATTTACA AGATTTATACGATCATGGAACCGACTCGAAGCAACTCAATGAGGAAATCAAGCAGCTACTGGAGACTATTCGGCCTGATGCTGATATTGCGGAGCAAGACCGCGAAGGAACCCCGGAGGCTCTGAAGTACTCGCTACTAGATCACCAAAAGCTTGGATTAGCCTGGATGAAATCTAAGGAAGAATGCGAACAGAAAGGTGGTATCTTAGCCGACGACATGGGTCTGGGAAAAACTCTTCAAGCGATTGCACTTATGGTGTCTCGTCCGCCAACTGATTCCGAGCGAAAAACAACGTTGATAATTGCGCCTGTTGCTTTGATGCAACAATGGAAGCGAGAAATCCAGAAGATGCTTCGGCCGGGTCATCAACTATCGGTGTACATTCTGCATGGTGACAAGCGAGCCGCAAGTTTCAGGGACTTGAAACAATATGACGTTGTTCTCACCACGTTTGGCACCTTGTCCTCGGAGTTAAACCGCGTTGAGAAATACGACGAGCTACTCAGGTCAGGTGCAGAGGAGCCAACGCTGACCAGGCAGTACTTGAAGACTTTACCCTGTCTTGGACCCACCAGCAAATGGTATCGAGTAATAATCGACGAAGCTCAGTGCATCAAGAACCGAAACACCAAGGCTGCTCTTTCTTGTTGCCGTCTTAATGCGACCTATCGATGGTGCATGAGTGGAACTCCCATGATGAACAATGTTGGAGAGTTGCACTCATTGTTAAAATTCTTGCGCAACCGCCCTTATGGGGATCTAGAGAAATTTCAAAGA GATTTTGGCCGGCCATTGAAAAGCAACAGCCAGAATTTACAGAACAAGGCCATGACGCAGCTTCGCGTTCTGCTGAAGGCGGTTCTTTTACGGCGGACAAAGGATTCGAAAATAAACGGCAAGCCCATTCTCAACCTGAAACCTCGGATTTCAGAAAAACTGCATGCCGCGTTTAGTGACGACGAACTGGAATTCTACAGATCGTTGGAAAACCGAACTCGACTCCAATTCAACAGATACCTTCAGTCAGGCACAGTTGGACGAAATTATTCAAATATTCTagttcttctccttcgcctccgACAGGCTTGCTGCCACCCTCACTTGATAAGCGATTTTAGCGTCAAGCTCAACGAGACTACTGAGGGGGTAGATTTTATCGCGAATGCAAAGGAGTTCAGTGGCGAAGTCATTATTCGTCTGCGGGATAATAATGACCTTGAGTGTCCCATCTGTATTGATGCAGTGGATAACCCTATCATCTTTTTCCCTTGTGGACATGGAACATGCTCTGAATGTTTCTCCAGAATATCAGACCCATCACTCTCCCTGCAGCAGGGCATTGATGGAGCAATGGCAGTGAAATGTCCAAATTGCCGTGGTGTTGTCGACCCCAAGAAAATCACGGATCATGCGTCCTTCCTCAAAGTTCATTTTCCCGATTCATCTGGAGACGTCGCCGGCTTGGATGGCTTGGAGTCCGCGATCAAACCTAAtggagacgatgatgatggcgacgcAACTGATGATAGTGATGACGACGAACAAGGCACCCTTTCTGGGTTCATCGTCAATGATAGTGACACTGATTCGACCCCTGCTCGGAGATCGAAAGGAAAGGGCAAAGGCAAAATGGCTGATAAGCCTAAAAAGACACTCGCCGAGCTCAAAAAAGAAGCAGCGAAGAACCAAGCGTCCAAACGCAAGTACTTGCGTCGACTGGAAAAGACCTGGATCACCAGCGCGAAAATCGAGAAGACCATGGAGATAGTACGCGACGTGCAGAGCCGGGAGGATAATGAGAAGACCATTATTTTCAGCCAGTTCACATCTCTTCTGGACTTGCTTGAGGTTCCCATTGCGCGCGAAGGGCGTCACTATCGTCGATACGATGGGAGCATGAAGCCAGCTGATCGTAATTCAGCCGTGATGGAGTTTACTGACAACCCTGACTGCAAGGTCATGTTGGTATCCTTGAAAGCAGGCAATTCTGGGTTGAATCTCGTCGCCGCAAACCACGTGGTGATTTTTGATCCATTCTGGAACCCTTACATCGAGGAGCAGGCGATTGATCGTGCCCATCGGATTGGGCAGCTGCGCGAGGTGTTTATCCATCGAATCCTCGTCCCGGAGACTGTTGAAGACCGCATCATTGAACTTCAGGATAAAAAGAGAGCTCTAATTGATGGCGCCTTAGACGAGAAGGAATCGAAGAACATCGCCAGGCTAAGCACTAGGGAGCTTGCATACTTATTT GGAATCAACAATTAG
- the NAT3 gene encoding arylamine N-acetyltransferase family protein (COG:Q;~EggNog:ENOG410PIT5;~InterPro:IPR001447,IPR038765;~PFAM:PF00797;~go_function: GO:0016407 - acetyltransferase activity [Evidence IEA]) → MNTGAVMEESAYSTDQVTAWLQHIRLPTSYSEYTVNPGIFPQTYEALSTLMRCQISRFPYENLSVHYSPTHLVDIRPEVLYEKLMGPGRDGANGRGGYCMELSIFFYHMLRTLGFRVYMTGVRNRSRTNGVPGGEYQGFTHINNIVHLPSGQRFSIDVGFGGDGPTSPLPLDEQGRAVQNLGRQEVRLIHDNIPKQRVNDTKLWIYQYRNAPENAWNSFYSFAELEFFQEDFEVLNLWGSAKTLHRWTVLVVRFLRDGEDVRFSDNPNILLDDDDIKIVGKAMLVDNVIKVNLGGKTSIVHSFDSEEGRLQALKYYFGITLTEQEAQTIRGWDKALG, encoded by the exons ATGAATACAGGCGCCGTGATGGAGGAATCCGCTTATTCTACGGACCAAGTCACGGCATGGCTCCAACATATCCGTCTTCCAACGTCTTACTCGGAATATACTGTAAATCCTGGCATATTCCCGCAAACGTACGAGGCCCTCAGTACGTTGATGAGATGTCAAATCTCGAGATTTCCCTACGAGAACCTTTCTGTCCATTACTCGCCGACGCATTTAGTGGACATTCGCCCGGAGGTCCTTTATGAAAAGTTGATGGGcccaggaagagatggagccaacggaagaggaggctaTTGCATGGAGCTTAGCATCTTCTTCTACCATATGCTTCGGACCTTGGGGTTTCGCGTGTATATGACCGGAGTCAGGAATCGTTCGAGAACAAACGGGGTGCCTGGAGGAGAATATCAGGGATT CACTCATATCAACAACATTGTACACCTGCCTTCCGGTCAACGTTTCTCTATCGACGTTGGGTTCGGCGGGGATGGGCCAACAAGCCCGCTTCCCCTTGATGAGCAGGGACGAGCCGTGCAGAACCTTGGCCGTCAAGAAGTCCGGCTTATCCATGATAATATCCCGAAACAGAGAGTCAACGATACCAAGCTCTGGATATACCAGTATCGAAATGCGCCGGAGAATGCTTGGAACTCATTCTATAGCTTTGCAGAGCTCGAGTTCTTTCAGGAGGACTTTGAAGTGCTGAATCTGTGGGGATCCGCAAAGACGTTGCACCGGTGGACTGTTCTTGTGGTTCGATTCTTGcgggatggtgaagatgttCGGTTCTCTGACAACCCCAACATCCTgcttgacgatgatgacatCAAGATCGTCGGAAAAGCCATGTTGGTAGACAACGTGATTAAAGTCAACCTAGGAGGAAAGACAAGTATCGTGCATTCATTCGATTCGGAAGAAGGCAGATTGCAGGCTCTCAAATATTATTTCGGTATTACGTTGACAGAGCAAGAGGCGCAAACCATTCGAGGCTGGGATAAGGCACTCGGTTAG
- a CDS encoding SCP2 sterol-binding domain-containing protein (COG:S;~EggNog:ENOG410PQ08;~InterPro:IPR036527,IPR003033,IPR039543;~PFAM:PF14864,PF02036) has protein sequence MSLKADGFESSAAFDVINSTLQGDEAERKDAISKAQTVVGFTLKNKEGKEESWHLDLKEKGVVGKGAAPAGKKADVTLQLSDADFGSLVSGKVNAQKLFMGGKLKIKGNIMKATKMEPVLKKAQGKAKL, from the exons ATGTCTCTCAAAGCTG ACGGTTTCGAGTCCTCCGCCGCGTTCGACGTGATCAACTCTACTCTCCAGGGAGATGAGGCCGAGCGCAAGGATGCCATCAGCAAGGCCCAGACCGTTGTCGGGTTCACCCTAAAGAACAAGGAAGGCAAGGAAGAAAGCTGGCACCTTGACCTCAAGGAGAAAGGCGTTGTTGGCAAGggtgctgctcctgctggcaAGAAGGCTGATG TGACCCTCCAGCTTTCTGACGCTGACTTCGGTTCCCTTGTTTCCGGCAAGGTCAATGCTCAGAAGCTCTTCATGGGCGGCAAGCTCAAGATCAAGGGCAACATCATGAAGGCTACCAAGATGGAGCCCGTTCTTAAGAAGGCCCAGGGCAAGGCCAAGCTATAG